A window of Candidatus Binatus sp. genomic DNA:
GGCGCGATGGCGGACTGGATCAAGATCATGATCGCGTTCGACGTGCTGTTCGTCACCGCCGGTTACCTGCTGTTCGAGCATGTGGTAGGGCAGGGTCAGGATTGAGCGAGATTGAGATTGAGATTCAGATTGATCCGCGCGATGCAACGTAAGATTTGTAGCCGATGAATAACGCGATTCGAACCTGGCTCGGAGTGGCGGCGCTGCTACTGATGATCGCGGCGCTCTACATGGTGTTCGAGTACGTGCCGACCGAAGTGGACGAGGGAATCGTCCAGCGGATTTTTTATTTTCACGTGCCGCTCGCGTGGGTGGCGTTCGTCGCGTTCGGGCTGGTCGCGATCGCGGGCGTGTTTTATCTGTGGCTCGGCGATCAGATTTGGGACGATCTGGGCTACGCGGCGGCGGAAATCGGGATGGTGTTCTGCACGCTGATGCTGGTGAGCGGGTCGCTGTGGGCGAAGCCGATTTGGGGGACGTGGTGGACGTGGGATTCGCGCCTCACGACGACGTTTATTTTGTGGCTGATGTACGGCGGATATTTAATGCTGAGAGTGAGCGCGGAGGACTCGGCGCAAATCGCGCGGTTCGCGGCGGTGGTGGGAATCGTCGCGGCGCTCGACGTGCCGGTGGTGATCGCGTCGGTGCGCTTGTGGCGGACGATTCATCCGGCGGTGCTGGTGACGAAGCAGGGCGGGCATGGGCTCGAGGATCCGCGGATGATCGCGACGCTGCTGGTGTCGCTGACGGCATTCAGCGCGCTGTTCGCGTGGCTGCTGATGCTGCGG
This region includes:
- the ccsA gene encoding cytochrome c biogenesis protein CcsA, whose amino-acid sequence is MNNAIRTWLGVAALLLMIAALYMVFEYVPTEVDEGIVQRIFYFHVPLAWVAFVAFGLVAIAGVFYLWLGDQIWDDLGYAAAEIGMVFCTLMLVSGSLWAKPIWGTWWTWDSRLTTTFILWLMYGGYLMLRVSAEDSAQIARFAAVVGIVAALDVPVVIASVRLWRTIHPAVLVTKQGGHGLEDPRMIATLLVSLTAFSALFAWLLMLRFWQLRTHSRMEQVALRIALAEAALQDR